From the genome of Globicephala melas chromosome 11, mGloMel1.2, whole genome shotgun sequence, one region includes:
- the SHISA5 gene encoding protein shisa-5 isoform X1 gives MAAPAPAPRILLLLLLLLPAPPGAHSEVCMVSAGHNLFPKFCPDFCCGTCYDQYCCSDVLKKFVWNGEECGVLEASVPTNVEPPEQLGSTLKFRFSLDSDPMSGFGTTVAVGLTIFVLSVVTIIICFTCSCCYLYKMCRRPRPVVTTTTATTVVHTPYSQAPSVPPSYPGPTYQGYHPMPPQPGMPAAPYPTQYPPPYLAQPMGPPAYHETVAGGAAMPYPASQPPYNPAYMDPPKAAP, from the exons ATGGCCGCGCCGGCCCCAGCGCCTCGGAtcctgctgctgttgctgttgcTGCTACCAGCGCCTCCGGGTG cccacagtgaggtgtgtatggtTTCCGCTGGACACAACCTCTTCCCCAAGTTCTGTCCTGATTTCTGCTGTGGCACCTGTTATGACCAATACTGCTGCTCTGATGTGCTGAAGAAATTTGTGTGGAATGGGGAAGAATGTGGTGTTCTGGAGGCCAG CGTCCCCACCAACGTGGAGCCACCGGAACAGCTGGGCTCAACACTGAAGTTTCGCTTTAGCCTGGACAGCGACCCCATGTCTGG GTTTGGAACGACTGTGGCCGTCGGACTGACCATCTTTGTGCTCTCCGTTGTCACTATCATCATCTGCTTCACCTGCTCCTGCTGTTATTTGTACAAGATGTGCCGCCGACCGCGTC CGGTCGTGACTACCACCACAGCCACCACAGTAGTGCACACCCCTTACTCGCAAGCTCCAAGTGTGCCGCCCAGCTACCCCGGACCAACGTACCAGGGCTACCACCCCATGCCCCCCCAGCCAGGGATGCCAGCAGCGCCGTACCCCACACAGTACCCACCACCCTACCTGGCCCAGCCCATGGGCCCCCCCGCCTACCATGAGACAGTGGCTG GAGGTGCAGCCATGCCCTACCCTGCAAGCCAGCCTCCTTACAATCCAGCCTACATGGACCCCCCGAAGGCGGCCCCCTGA
- the SHISA5 gene encoding protein shisa-5 isoform X2 gives MGFGTTVAVGLTIFVLSVVTIIICFTCSCCYLYKMCRRPRPVVTTTTATTVVHTPYSQAPSVPPSYPGPTYQGYHPMPPQPGMPAAPYPTQYPPPYLAQPMGPPAYHETVAGGAAMPYPASQPPYNPAYMDPPKAAP, from the exons ATGGG GTTTGGAACGACTGTGGCCGTCGGACTGACCATCTTTGTGCTCTCCGTTGTCACTATCATCATCTGCTTCACCTGCTCCTGCTGTTATTTGTACAAGATGTGCCGCCGACCGCGTC CGGTCGTGACTACCACCACAGCCACCACAGTAGTGCACACCCCTTACTCGCAAGCTCCAAGTGTGCCGCCCAGCTACCCCGGACCAACGTACCAGGGCTACCACCCCATGCCCCCCCAGCCAGGGATGCCAGCAGCGCCGTACCCCACACAGTACCCACCACCCTACCTGGCCCAGCCCATGGGCCCCCCCGCCTACCATGAGACAGTGGCTG GAGGTGCAGCCATGCCCTACCCTGCAAGCCAGCCTCCTTACAATCCAGCCTACATGGACCCCCCGAAGGCGGCCCCCTGA
- the TREX1 gene encoding three-prime repair exonuclease 1, which produces MGSQALPPGPVQTLIFLDLEATGLPFSQPKVTELCLLAIHRWALERLPTPQGPPSTVPPPPRVLDKLSLCVAPGKACSPAASEITGLSTPVLAAHGRQCFDANLANMLRAFLQRQPQPWCLVAHNGDRYDFPLLQAELAVLGLASALEGAFCVDSIAALKALEQADSPSEHGPRKSYSLGSIYMRLYGQAPPDSHTAEGDVLALLSICQWRPRALLRWVDAHARPFSTVKPMYVVTASTGTSPRPSAATATVPLARARGTSPNRGGNRNPKPLSPVKSPGAPPREGLLAPLGLLAFLTLAVATLYRLSLAIPGQ; this is translated from the coding sequence ATGGGCTCGCAGGCCTTGCCCCCGGGTCCTGTGCAGACCCTCATCTTCTTGGACCTGGAGGCCACTGGCCTGCCCTTCTcccagcccaaggtcacagagctatgCCTGCTGGCCATCCACAGATGGGCCCTGGAGAGACTTCCTACCCCTCAGGGGCCTCCTTCAACAGTGCCCCCACCACCCCGGGTGCTGGACAAGCTCTCCCTGTGCGTGGCTCCGGGGAAGGCCTGTAGCCCTGCAGCCAGTGAGATCACAGGCCTGAGCACACCTGTGCTGGCTGCACACGGGCGTCAATGCTTCGATGCCAACCTGGCCAACATGCTCCGAGCCTTCCTGCAGCGCCAACCACAGCCCTGGTGCCTTGTGGCACACAACGGTGACCGCTACGACTTCCCCCTGCTCCAGGCAGAGCTGGCTGTGCTGGGCCTTGCCAGTGCTCTGGAGGGCGCCTTCTGTGTGGATAGCATTGCTGCCCTGAAGGCCCTGGAGCAAGCTGACAGCCCCTCAGAGCACGGCCCAAGGAAGAGCTACAGCCTGGGCAGCATCTACATGCGCTTGTACGGGCAGGCCCCACCAGACTCACACACAGCCGAGGGTGACGTCCTAGCCCTGCTCAGCATCTGTCAGTGGAGGCCACGAGCCCTGCTGCGGTGGGTAGATGCTCACGCCAGGCCCTTCAGCACCGTCAAGCCGATGTACGTGGTCACAGCCTCGACTGGAACCAGCCCAAGGCCATCTGCTGCTACGGCCACGGTACCCCTGGCCAGAGCCAGGGGCACCAGCCCCAACCGTGGTGGAAACAGGAACCCTAAGCCCCTTTCCCCAGTGAAGAGCCCTGGAGCCCCACCCAGGGAGGGACTGCTGGCCCCACTGGGCCTGCTGGCCTTCCTGACCTTGGCAGTAGCCACGCTGTATAGGCTGTCCTTGGCCATACCCGGGCAGTAG